A region of the Mugil cephalus isolate CIBA_MC_2020 chromosome 23, CIBA_Mcephalus_1.1, whole genome shotgun sequence genome:
aatgtgtgtgtgtgttgtgtagaaaacgactggaggaggaaggatcagACTGATCAACCTGAACCTAGAGAGGAACCATCATGTGATTCTGAATATGACACTGAATAAATGAACCCTGGTGACTACACAGCTGACAAAATGATCAGTATTGTGTGCAAATTAAAATAGCAAGTTATTATCACTTTAAAGTTGGTAACTGCACAGTATGTACTTTACATTATAGGTCTCATacaataatgtgtttttatttttccagcagCCTGACTCTCTAAGTGTTGTTAGTTATGACTTTGTGAGACTTTCTGGTTGATTAGCACAGGTCAACATGTGAATATACATGTAATAAAATTAAGTCCAGACAGTTTTGGAATATATATAGTATTCTAATCCAAAGTAGAAAAaggtttatgtgtttttcagctgctCTTTAATGGTTTTCTATGCAGGTTCTCCTCTTATTGTCCTTTTACTGTTGATGCTACAATAATTACAGTTAATCTATATATGAATCTAGCTTTAGTGAGACAAATGATTTATAGCATATTATTACTTTATGTTAATGACAGAGATAAATATCCTTTAACTAAGGTGGGGACGAGTATTTCTTTGATGTATATGAAAGTTACTGTTTTACAGGCCTCAGTGGTCGACACGTTCATTCTCTTGGATGTTCTGGTGATATTGATATTTCTGAGTCTCTTTGCTTCAGTCTCCTGGTTCTTTTTTCAGTTACATTCCATTTTTATAgtataatgttgttgtttttttactacatttttacagtgtgtgattTGGGTCAGTCTGGTTGGTTTATATCAGGGGTAAACAAAGGTCTGAATCTTATAATGTCACTTGAAATAGTTTGACCTGATGTAAATAAGATCAACAACGTACGTACATGTCTATGTCATGTtaatttcaagtgttttcaaagtaacaGCCTCTAAACTTTTAACAGACCAATACGTCTGAACTCGAGTGGAAAACAATACTGTAGTTGTCTTTACTACATTTCCAGTGACAGACAACAGAGTCTGAATTTCTTCTGAATAACATAAAAAGTGCAAACACAGCTTTGACCAGCCTGAACttattattcaaaataaaagtgcatctttaagaaaaaatggaaacaagaGACCTTTGAGCTTTGAGCAGAGCCTTGTTAATATCTGCTCTATATGTTAGTAAAACTTCCGTTGTTGTTTATgtgcttattttttaaataatccttATAGCATTATTTTATTCCTTGTTACAGCTGCACAGATGAATGTACCTCACCACACATCTTCTCTCCATGTGTGCAGGAAATAAAGATGAACTGTGAAATTATGTGTGTTAACGTTCTTCTTTCCTAAATATCACATTATTATCTTGTTTGTTCCCTGTGAACATATAAATGTTACAAGTATTTTCCAGTTTTAGCtaaaaaatgtttcttcagTCAAATACTCAAAGTCTTCAGAAAACTGCCGATGGACAAACCTCCACAGATCGTCTGACACAGACCCATCAGGTTCACATTGAACTCATTTTACTTTGCAGTGAAAACGAGTCGTTGGTGTCgtgcaaatgaaaatgtgaattcCAGGGATTCTGTGTTTACTTGTTGTTGCAGTTTATTCAGTCAGAGTAAATATTGAAGAGATTGATTTCCTCTTCACCGTCTGCAACAGCATAAAGTAACTTACTAATATTTAGTGCTGTGTTCAGTGACGTCTTCAATGCAAACATTCATACTAGATGTTTGAtgatcactgccctccagtggtcacaGGTAGTATCTCATCTCATTCTCCTGGGTCGTCGACATCCAATAATACTAATATTCACACGGAGAAACATTTACTACAGTATTTTAACTCTAATTGCCATTAGTCTGAGAATGACGGTATACACTTGAACCATACATAAATAAGaacaataaatgtaaaatatttactGTCTATGATGTGAACACGCATATTATTCCAACGATGAGCGTTCACTGCCCTCTGTGTGAGGAACTGCGGTTACACAACATGACGACAAATGCAAAGTGTCAGGAAAATATcagatcactgtaaataataataacattgtCAAGGCGACAACCAGAAACACGCTGTGAAAAACACTACATTGAGATAAATACAAAAAGTATTATTCACACTATTGTTATTAAagtagcaaaaaataaaaactactttaGTGAAGTTACAAACCTGCAGCATGTTTGTTTATACGGAGGCAAAATATATTCTGCTGAGTATGATGGGCTTTTTTCAACTATATTAATAAAACTTCATAATCAACAACaagaaggaaacagaaacagctgaagGCGCAGAACCGTTTTATCTCATACAGACACGCCTCTGGGTGGTTGTTTACTTATTTCACTTTACTTTCGCTTTCAGGCTGTGGCGGAGATATTTCTACAACATCCTCCATCTGAAGGTAAGGGAcgtagtttttaatgttttcttcgCTACTATCGAATATAAGCAAGTCAGGTGTCTTTTGCTGAGTAAGATCTGAAGTTTTAATATCGGAATAGAGGAAGGAGCTATGAAGGATTACCGCTCTTTTCAGTTCGGTTTGTGGTCAGTGGTCAGACagagatgtttttgttcaacCAGCAATAGTATGTGCACCACtgtttaatcaaataaaatgtattttattattttaagtcgttgcatgttgttttttattttattttattttattttattttattttattttattttattttattttattttattttaaccgtgtatatttatgaattcaGTAGATCTACCATGGCGGCCTTCAAGTGTCGACAAACACTGAATGCATTTAACTGCATGACtaatgtgcatgcatgtgacCTTCCCCTGTGACTCTGTGACAAACCTCTTGCTGGAGGATATTAAATGTTCAAGCTTATTATCTAACTTTGTGCATGGAttctaatttctttttgtttctctcagaTAGACATTGGTTCTTTTTCTTACCATGTCTTCATGGAACTGCATCTAAAATACCTTAATTCTAATCTGGCTGCACAATTTTCCTTTTAATAATTTGTTCTTTGCTAATGTAAAACTCATTTTGTATTAACGGACCTGAGTTGAATTTTGGTTTCTCTTCGCTGCAGCGCCATGACTCCATCTAGTGGAACTACAGCATCCGATGCCAGTTTCAACTGACTCTGatatgaaccaaaatataaatacatgatCTGTATTCCCTCTACAGGTGAAGGTAGATCGTATGTGTGATCTGATGAGGATatgaatccagcagcatggGTCAAACTAAGGATGTAGAGGACCACTCTGAACCTGATCCTGAACCCAGCTGGGTGTCACTGAAGAGTGATCGGTCGAAGCACGGCCTCATtaactttgaaaaacaaaacccctCTGTTGTGAAGACGTaagatataatttaatttaaaataaaagcacattcaAACTGATGGTCAGGTGGACCACACCCAGCCGTGGTGTGTAGTTCTATACTTCACTACTGCACAAACTAGTTTCATGTTGTCATCATTGGCTGGATGTTATTTTTGAGATACATGTTCTCTCTGTCTACCAGGATCCACCAGGAACCAGACTCACAAGAACCTGATCCCGACACCAGCTGGGTGTCATTGAAGAGTGATCGGTCAAAGCACGGCCTTATTAactttaaaaggtaaaatacgTAAGATATTAGTGAACTTATAATGCACCTAATAGCTGGGAGCGCAACTGGTGTCCTGCATCTAACATTCAAgaactttaaaataattttgtcttggaaacagaaaaacaaagaactctGCTTCTTAAAGATGCAAATGTGCTGAGTGATTGGCTGTAGTGTGAAAATCCCCACTTTTGTAGTTATGTGTGTAATTAAACGGAACGGTTCCATCCATCAGCAGAGAAACCCACATGCGAAACGTTCAGTGATCCTGAATGATGACATTTAGAATCGATTCCTGGTGTCACGGCTTTAAATAAACTCACAGTAGTGTTCGTTCTGATCAGGATGCAGTTACTCTGAACATGATGAAAACTAATTATTGATCATTTGTCCACAGAATCGaacagcagagctcagaggttctcagtgaCCAGTCTGTTCATAAGCATCAAACACAGCAGGACTCCAcatttaaggtctgtacatggacaacaactactttccatcatctccatgctgctctttgtagaccagtggactgtcagtctgtccaacatggatctgatgtttgtctccatgatttcagtctggttgtcattcagatagttttctgttccagctgctggaggacaacattgtcacttttgtgaagaaggagctgaagaggattcagagggatctgagtccagattacccagaatgcttagagagtcagagggaggatgaagaggtgttggagggtgaggatgaagagcagaggaggagcagcagagaggcatttgtgaagatcacactgaacttcctgaggagaatgaagcaggaggagctggctgatcgTCTGCAGatcagtaagaggatttctatgaacattgaaGCTGCTTGGAATATTTTCTGCATACTTTATTAATTGAtcttatttgtcatttgttcattcagaaCATTTTGCTCCAGTTTGCCGACGTGAACTTagatctagtctgaaggagaagttccagtgtgtgtttgaggggattgctaaagcaggaaactcaactcttctgaatgagatctacacagagctctacatcacagagggagataCTACAGAGGttaatgatgaacatgaggtcagacagattgaaacagcatccaggaaactagacagaccagaaacaaccatcagaccagaagacatctttaaagcctcgcctggaagacatggaccaatcagaagagtgatgacaaagggagtggctggcattgggaaaacagtcttaacacagaagttcactctggactgggctgaagacaaagccaaccaggacatccacttcatatttccattgactttcagagagctgaatgtggtgaaagagagaaagttcagcttggtggaacttgttcatcacttcttcactgaaaccaaagaagcaggaatctgcagctttgaagacttccaggttgtgttcatctttgacggtctggatgagtgtcgacttcctctggacttccacaacgctgagatcctgactgatgttacagagtccacctcagtggatgtgctgctgacaaacctcatcagggggaaactgcttccctctgctcacctctggataaccacacgacctgcagcagccaatcagatccctcctgagtgtgttgacatggtgacagaggtcagagggttcaatgacccccagaaggaggagtacttcaggaagaggttcagagatgaggagcagaccagcagcatcatctcccacatcaagacatcacgaagcctccacatcatgtgtcacatcccagtcttctgctggatctctgctacagttctggaggatgtgttcaaaaccagagagagaggagagctgcccaagaccctgactgagatgtacattcatttcctggtggttcagaccaaagtgaagaaggtcaagtatgatagACGgtctgagacagatccacactggagtccacggaccaggaagatgattgagtctctgggaaaactggcttttgatcagctactgaaaggaaacctgatcttctatgaatcagacctgacagagtgtagcatcgatatcagagcagcctcagtgtactcaggagtgttgacacagatctttaaagaggagagaggactgtaccaggacaaggtgttctgcttcgtccatctgagtgttcaggagtttctggctgcagtctacatgatccactgttacaccaacaggaagacagaggtgctggaggacttcctgg
Encoded here:
- the LOC125000982 gene encoding NACHT, LRR and PYD domains-containing protein 3-like isoform X1, with the protein product MKQEELADRLQIKHFAPVCRRELRSSLKEKFQCVFEGIAKAGNSTLLNEIYTELYITEGDTTEVNDEHEVRQIETASRKLDRPETTIRPEDIFKASPGRHGPIRRVMTKGVAGIGKTVLTQKFTLDWAEDKANQDIHFIFPLTFRELNVVKERKFSLVELVHHFFTETKEAGICSFEDFQVVFIFDGLDECRLPLDFHNAEILTDVTESTSVDVLLTNLIRGKLLPSAHLWITTRPAAANQIPPECVDMVTEVRGFNDPQKEEYFRKRFRDEEQTSSIISHIKTSRSLHIMCHIPVFCWISATVLEDVFKTRERGELPKTLTEMYIHFLVVQTKVKKVKYDRRSETDPHWSPRTRKMIESLGKLAFDQLLKGNLIFYESDLTECSIDIRAASVYSGVLTQIFKEERGLYQDKVFCFVHLSVQEFLAAVYMIHCYTNRKTEVLEDFLGQNYNDSTLDVFLNRVMEKSLQSKNGHLDLMVRFLHGVCLQSNQRLLRGLLGQTEISPEIIQRAINNLKKMNMSNISPDRNINIFHCLMEMNDLSVHQEIQEFLKSKNRSKKKLSEIHCSALAYMLQMSEEVLVEVDLKKFNTSKEGRQRLIPAVRNCRKAQLSQCGLLESHCEVVASALKSNPSHLKHLELNYNELQGSRVKHLCVGLESPNCKLETLRLSSCGLSEISCDSLVSALKSNPSHLKHLDLSHNKLKDSGVKHLCGFLESPDCRLETLRLSLCRLSEISCDSLVSALKSNPSHLKHLDLSYSKLKDSGVKHLCGFLESPDCRLKRLRLINCSLSEISCDSLVSALKSNPSHLKHLDLCYNNLKDPDVKQLLDLVKSPDCRLETLSWKPSL
- the LOC125000982 gene encoding protein NLRC3-like isoform X2: MKQEELADRLQIKHFAPVCRRELRSSLKEKFQCVFEGIAKAGNSTLLNEIYTELYITEGDTTEVNDEHEVRQIETASRKLDRPETTIRPEDIFKASPGRHGPIRRVMTKGVAGIGKTVLTQKFTLDWAEDKANQDIHFIFPLTFRELNVVKERKFSLVELVHHFFTETKEAGICSFEDFQVVFIFDGLDECRLPLDFHNAEILTDVTESTSVDVLLTNLIRGKLLPSAHLWITTRPAAANQIPPECVDMVTEVRGFNDPQKEEYFRKRFRDEEQTSSIISHIKTSRSLHIMCHIPVFCWISATVLEDVFKTRERGELPKTLTEMYIHFLVVQTKVKKVKYDRRSETDPHWSPRTRKMIESLGKLAFDQLLKGNLIFYESDLTECSIDIRAASVYSGVLTQIFKEERGLYQDKVFCFVHLSVQEFLAAVYMIHCYTNRKTEVLEDFLGQNYNDSTLDVFLNRVMEKSLQSKNGHLDLMVRFLHGVCLQSNQRLLRGLLGQTEISPEIIQRAINNLKKMNMSNISPDRNINIFHCLMEMNDLSVHQEIQEFLKSKNRSKKKLSEIHCSALAYMLQMSEEVLVEVDLKKFNTSKEGRQRLIPAVRNCRKAQLSQCGLLESHCEVVASALKSNPSHLKHLELNYNELQGSRVKHLCVGLESPNCKLETLRLSSCGLSEISCDSLVSALKSNPSHLKHLDLSHNKLKDSGVKHLCGFLESPDCRLETLSWKPSL